Part of the Clostridium taeniosporum genome is shown below.
ATTTATTATTGATAATTTTCCAATTACAATACCACTTCACCTATTATATATATCAACACACATTTAAAACACAGCCTAAAAATTCTATAATTTTCTGTACAAAAATAAAGAGTAATGACAATCAAAATTGTTATTACTCTTTAAATGAATATGTCTAATATATTTAGGGTCTGTAACACGTTAGGCTTTTTAAGTCTACATCTGCCTAAAATTTGATTTATAGTGATTTAATACTTTATACATTCAATAGTGTCTAAACCATTTTTTTCGAATGGTATATACATATCCACAAACTCTAGTAAATTATTTGACACTACCTATACTTCTAAATATTTCAAAATTCTTTTAACTAACTAACCTCTATTTTTACATTGAAATTTTCTACTTTCTTTATTTTGCACTATATATTCTTCATGAAATTTTTTTCTAATCTTTTAACTATGTCTCTAATATATTTCTTTACTTGTGAATGATTTGTCATATTCTCATTACGTTTTTTTTACAATTTTATAAACTATTCATCACATTTAATAGTTCTTGGTAACTATCAACTTCATGATACTTAACATTACTTGTTGATAATTCATTAAATAATTTTTTAGCACAAGAAATCTTTGCTTTTTCAATTTCTCGTAAATTCATACTTTCCATCGTTCCTTTAGTTTCAGCAATAAAAAATATATGTTTTACGCTACCTTCTTTAAACGAAATTGCCCAGTCTGGAGAATAATTTCCAACTGGTGTTGGAATTTGAAAGGTTCTTGGAAGCTTAGCATATACACTTACTTCATATGCATCATCAATATCTTCAGCAAATTTACGTTCTATACTTTTTTCAGCAGTTCCATCTGTAAATACATAATCTTTAATATGCTTCTTAGCTAAAAATGCTTTAGAATAGTTTTTTCCTTTATCGTCAGCTGTAAATATATCACTGTCATATGTGCCTTGGATTTGGTTATAAGTAATATGATTAACTATCATTGTTGCTTTTTGCTCTTTAATTAATCTGATACATTTTGTTATAAATTCTTCTGGATTGTTTTTGAACATTGAAAATATATTAGGCTCTATTCCTTTTAATATTTTGACAATACTCTTTCTTGTTAAAGTTGTACCTTCTGCAACCTTTCCAACTAAATCATATTTTATTCTGCTTACTTCTGAATGATTTAATATCTTTGTTGATGATGAAGCATTCTTAAATGATTCTCCTCTTTCCAATTCATTAATATCAATGTTATCTTTTTGTTCAGACTTAGATAATGTATATTGTAGTTGTGATACAAACATTTTTTTATTAATATGTTCTATTGATTTCTTTATAAGTTCTTCACTCTCAAACTGTACAGTATAAACATATTTGTGGTTAATGTAATTCCATAATGTTTGAAATTCTTTTTTATAAAAATTGTTATTAAGTTCATTATCTTTAACTTTTGTACTATTAGCATTTTCCATCATGTTATTAATTGCAGTTTCATCAAATACACTTTGAATAAGCTTTTGAACTTCATCCTCAATTAAACTCAAAGCTTCTGGAAGCTTTGCAATACAATGATTTTCTAAATCAGTTCTATAATTTTCATTTATATTTTCATCATTATCAATATAGTCATTTTTAATTAAATATCTATAAATTTCTTTCGCTTGCTTTTTATTAATTTCTATAATCTCATCATTAATTAAAATTTTCTTACCTTCAAAATATTCTATTGTTGCCTTTTTAGGTCTATCATATAAATTAGCTTTTATATCCTTTTGAAGTCCTTCCGCAAAAATTTTATAGCTTTCACTTGCTATTACAGTTAATTTATTTATATTATGAATATTATTCTTCTCAATTCCAGGATAATTTAAATCTACCCTATTACCATTTTTATCAACACATAATCTTAAGCCTCTACCAACTTCTTGGCGTTTCTGTGTTGTGCTATCACTATGTTTTAATGTACAAATTTGAAATACATTAGGATTGTCCCAGCCTTCTCTTAATGCTGAATGTGAAAATATAAATCTTGTTGGTTCTTCAAAACTTAATAAGCGCTCTTTGTTTTTTAATATTAAATCATATGCAGTAATATCATCACTTTCTGTACTCTTGCCTTTTACCACAGAATCTACAATTCTCTTTGTTTTTTTATCAATACTAAAGTATCCCTTGTGTGTATTTTTTACATTAATATTCTTTAAATATTTAACATATGGAGTATCTAATAAAGTAATGTATTCATTTAAAATATTGGTATATTCTTCTTCAAAAATTTGAGCATATTCTGAATTTTGTTCCTCTCCATTTTCATCATAAACTCTATATTTAGCTACTTCGTCTATAAAAAATAAAGATAATGTTTTAATTCCTTTATTAAATAAAACTTCTTCTTTTTCAAAATGAGAAGCAATAGTTTCTCTAATTTGTATCCTGCGCAAATCTTTCTCAGAAATGTCTCC
Proteins encoded:
- a CDS encoding type III restriction-modification system endonuclease, producing the protein MKFKFKIQDYQTKAVENVINVFKGQPFNDHVKYTRDLGIREKKNIIKYKDAEGNEKVVEKGSLFNVIDSEIKSKEIIEDYYNDIENSDGFENADLLLDDGEILKNIKNIQSMNNINLSNKLVKHLGRCSLDVEMETGTGKTYVYIKTIFELNKKYGFSKFIIVVPSIAIREGVKKTFEITEEHFMDNYHKKARYFVYDSKHLNNLDNFSKDSNINVMIINAQAFNARGKDARRIYEKLDEFQSRKPIDVISANRPILIMDEPQKLSGKATQESLKLFKPLFCLNYSATHKDQHNLVYVLDALDAYNERLVKKIEVKGFEVKNFRGTEKYLYLDEIIVSAKKPPRAKVELEIKYNKSINRESRVFAEGDNLYVTSNNMEQYKENFVINEINPINGSVTFTNGLVITKGEIVGDISEKDLRRIQIRETIASHFEKEEVLFNKGIKTLSLFFIDEVAKYRVYDENGEEQNSEYAQIFEEEYTNILNEYITLLDTPYVKYLKNINVKNTHKGYFSIDKKTKRIVDSVVKGKSTESDDITAYDLILKNKERLLSFEEPTRFIFSHSALREGWDNPNVFQICTLKHSDSTTQKRQEVGRGLRLCVDKNGNRVDLNYPGIEKNNIHNINKLTVIASESYKIFAEGLQKDIKANLYDRPKKATIEYFEGKKILINDEIIEINKKQAKEIYRYLIKNDYIDNDENINENYRTDLENHCIAKLPEALSLIEDEVQKLIQSVFDETAINNMMENANSTKVKDNELNNNFYKKEFQTLWNYINHKYVYTVQFESEELIKKSIEHINKKMFVSQLQYTLSKSEQKDNIDINELERGESFKNASSSTKILNHSEVSRIKYDLVGKVAEGTTLTRKSIVKILKGIEPNIFSMFKNNPEEFITKCIRLIKEQKATMIVNHITYNQIQGTYDSDIFTADDKGKNYSKAFLAKKHIKDYVFTDGTAEKSIERKFAEDIDDAYEVSVYAKLPRTFQIPTPVGNYSPDWAISFKEGSVKHIFFIAETKGTMESMNLREIEKAKISCAKKLFNELSTSNVKYHEVDSYQELLNVMNSL